In Bacteroidota bacterium, the genomic stretch CTCACTTTCTTTTGCAGATGCTCTATTTTGTACCGGTCTAAAAATGAGTATATATGAGTTTCTCTTTCTCTTGAGCTTATTTCAAAACTAAATCAGCTATCGGAAGAATACTATTTGAATCAAAATTTCCCAAATCCGTTTAAGCAAATTACGGAGATTTATTACGAACTTCCCGAATCGGGAATGGTAAACCTAACTGTTTTCAACAATCTTGGCGAGCAAATTTCAGTGCTTGTTGAAACTGAACAAAAAGGCGGAAGTTATACAGTAAAATTCGATGCAAGCAGACTTTCTGCCGGTGCATACTTCTATACAATAAAAGTTATAGGAGAAAATTCTAACTATTTAGAAACCAAATGTATGAGTTTGGTGAAATAGTATATTTGTTACTTCAAACTAAAAGCCCCATTGTTTTTACTTTGGGGCTTTTTTGATAAAAGTTTGTGAATTTCATAAAGTTGTAAAGTTTCCACCCGCACTTTCATTCCTGCGAATGCAGGAATCCCATCAAAATATTACCTAACTCAATGAGATTCCTGCTTTCGCAGGAATGAGTTGAGTATTGAATGTTGAATTTTCAATTTCGATTTTCCAATCTCAGCGGGATTTCTTATCAGTAGTACCAAATGGACTTTGTAAGTTCAAATAGTAAATGCAATTTTTACAAG encodes the following:
- a CDS encoding T9SS type A sorting domain-containing protein, yielding MNQNFPNPFKQITEIYYELPESGMVNLTVFNNLGEQISVLVETEQKGGSYTVKFDASRLSAGAYFYTIKVIGENSNYLETKCMSLVK